A window of the Yersinia rochesterensis genome harbors these coding sequences:
- a CDS encoding ABC transporter permease: MTHSHVLRLPQTRDTIFYWLAFSVAAFALLPAFSLDYGLLDASRSELLAAYGWSSLNISIVWFALPLVLLFRPLSPQGREHRARHLFDAGFALFCALFVVITSAWVERGLGFATIGLFIALGAVITLALARLEWLGGDRFVLGSLVTIIALITVFILYPSIAIFIPMFTDESGAFAPWQFMAILGQAHILQVIWNSFVLSVAVGIGCTFFGMVLAIYTTRIAKRSALLGRIFSILPIVTPPFVVGLGVTLMMGRSGYVTELMVTWFGLTNTNWLYGFTGIWLAQVLAFTPMSFMILDGAIKTIHPSLEEASYTLRASRWQTFRQVFLPLLKPALANSFLIVIVQSLADFSNPLVLGGNFDVLATQIYFYITGAQLDYPAASTLGVILLMFSLFIFCIQYMWIGKRSYVTISGKSSRGDVQPLPVSLVWGTTAMLYVWIAFNVLLYGSIFYGSFTVNWGVDYTLTLNNFNQLFGQGFSDGAWPSLLDTLLYAGIAAPITAALGLLIAYIVVRQQFRGKKTIEFSTMLCFAVPGTVAGVSYILAFNSAPVYLTGTAAIVIISMVMRNVPVGIRAGIAGLGQLDKSLDEASLSLRAGSLRTVIYILLPLLRPAILSALIYSFVRAMTTVSAIVFLVTPDTRVATSYILNRVEDGEYGIAIAYGSILIVVMLAIIFLFDYLVGEARIARSKASNAE, encoded by the coding sequence ATGACTCACTCACATGTTCTGCGGCTCCCGCAGACACGGGATACCATTTTCTATTGGTTGGCTTTCTCCGTGGCTGCTTTTGCCTTACTACCTGCGTTCAGTTTGGATTATGGCCTACTTGATGCCAGCCGTTCTGAGCTACTTGCCGCCTATGGCTGGTCCAGCTTAAATATCAGTATTGTATGGTTTGCCTTGCCATTAGTGCTGCTTTTCCGACCGCTTTCCCCACAAGGGCGCGAACATCGTGCCCGCCACCTATTTGATGCTGGATTCGCCCTATTTTGCGCCTTATTCGTGGTGATCACCTCAGCCTGGGTTGAGCGCGGACTGGGTTTTGCAACTATCGGGTTGTTTATCGCATTAGGCGCGGTCATTACGTTAGCGCTAGCTCGCCTTGAATGGCTGGGAGGCGATCGTTTTGTCCTCGGATCGCTGGTCACCATTATCGCGTTGATCACTGTTTTTATTCTGTATCCCAGTATCGCTATCTTCATTCCGATGTTTACCGATGAAAGCGGGGCTTTTGCGCCATGGCAATTTATGGCCATCCTCGGGCAAGCGCATATCCTGCAAGTGATCTGGAATTCGTTCGTGCTGTCGGTGGCAGTGGGTATTGGCTGTACTTTCTTTGGCATGGTTTTAGCCATATACACCACGAGAATTGCTAAACGCTCAGCATTGTTGGGGCGAATTTTCTCAATTTTGCCGATTGTCACCCCGCCATTTGTGGTTGGGTTGGGTGTCACCTTAATGATGGGCCGTTCCGGTTACGTGACCGAGTTAATGGTCACTTGGTTCGGGCTGACAAACACTAACTGGCTCTATGGTTTTACCGGTATTTGGTTGGCGCAAGTTTTGGCCTTTACGCCGATGTCATTTATGATCCTCGACGGCGCGATTAAAACAATTCACCCGTCACTGGAAGAAGCTTCCTATACCTTGCGCGCCAGTCGCTGGCAGACTTTTCGGCAAGTGTTTCTGCCGCTGTTAAAACCGGCATTGGCGAACTCATTCTTAATAGTCATCGTGCAATCACTGGCTGATTTCAGTAACCCGCTGGTCTTGGGGGGGAACTTTGACGTGCTCGCCACGCAAATTTACTTCTATATTACCGGCGCTCAACTTGATTATCCGGCGGCCTCGACCCTGGGTGTCATTCTGCTAATGTTCTCGCTGTTTATCTTCTGTATCCAGTATATGTGGATAGGCAAGCGCTCCTACGTCACCATCTCCGGTAAGTCCTCGCGTGGCGATGTCCAGCCCTTGCCGGTTTCACTGGTATGGGGCACAACGGCCATGCTGTATGTGTGGATTGCCTTTAACGTGTTGCTGTACGGCAGCATTTTCTACGGCAGTTTCACCGTCAACTGGGGGGTTGATTACACCCTGACACTGAATAACTTTAACCAGCTATTTGGGCAAGGTTTCAGTGATGGCGCATGGCCTTCGTTGCTCGATACGCTGCTCTATGCCGGTATTGCCGCCCCTATCACCGCCGCTCTGGGGCTGCTCATTGCCTATATCGTGGTACGCCAGCAATTCCGTGGCAAAAAAACCATCGAATTCAGCACGATGCTATGTTTCGCCGTGCCGGGTACTGTTGCTGGGGTCTCCTATATTCTGGCCTTTAACAGTGCGCCAGTGTATCTGACCGGCACTGCGGCCATCGTCATTATCTCGATGGTGATGCGAAATGTGCCCGTCGGGATACGTGCCGGGATTGCGGGTCTTGGACAACTGGATAAATCGCTGGATGAAGCTTCGCTCAGCTTACGAGCGGGTTCGCTGCGTACTGTGATTTATATTTTGCTGCCATTGCTGCGCCCGGCGATTTTATCAGCGCTGATTTATAGCTTTGTGCGGGCGATGACCACCGTCAGTGCCATTGTTTTCCTGGTGACGCCGGACACGCGAGTCGCCACCTCCTACATCCTTAATCGGGTGGAAGATGGTGAATACGGCATCGCAATTGCTTATGGCTCCATTCTGATTGTGGTGATGCTCGCCATCATCTTCCTGTTTGATTATCTGGTTGGCGAAGCGCGTATTGCCCGCTCTAAAGCCAGTAATGCTGAATAA
- the uhpC gene encoding MFS transporter family glucose-6-phosphate receptor UhpC: protein MSAPSLSSKTISPEPLTPEQVNARYRYWRPRLMAAMVMGYAAFYLTRKSVNYAMPVMQLELGLDKGDIGLLGTLFYLAYGGSKFVSGIVSDRTQARWIMGIGLMMTGILNVVFTLCHSLPALLVVWTLNGFFQGWGWPPCAKLLSTWYSRNERGTWWGCWNTSISIGGAAVPLLSAFLASHYGWQSALLVPGAIGIVLGIWLCWQLCDKPQQQGLPTIGQWRRDPQDQWQEQQSPPMPMGRIFRDAILRNRTIWLLGVSYVLVYLIRIALNDWGNIWLAESHGVNLLSANATLSLFELGGLFGAWFAGWGSDLLFRGQRAPMILLFALGLFLTMTALWLAPVDNYPLLSVTFFSIGFFVFGPQMLIGLAATEYTHKDAAGTVTGFLGLFAYLGAALAGWPLAQVLQHYGWQGFFALLTLASAGVGLLLMPLLMAGINRLKTVR from the coding sequence ATGTCAGCACCGTCATTGTCGTCAAAGACTATATCCCCTGAGCCTTTGACGCCGGAACAGGTGAATGCGCGATACCGCTACTGGCGACCGCGCCTGATGGCCGCCATGGTGATGGGCTATGCCGCCTTTTATCTGACCCGCAAAAGTGTTAATTACGCCATGCCAGTGATGCAACTGGAGCTGGGGTTAGATAAAGGGGACATCGGCTTGCTGGGCACCCTGTTTTATTTGGCCTATGGCGGCTCAAAATTTGTGTCCGGCATTGTCAGTGACCGCACCCAAGCGCGCTGGATTATGGGCATCGGTTTGATGATGACCGGGATACTGAATGTGGTGTTTACCCTGTGCCACTCCCTGCCCGCCTTGTTGGTGGTCTGGACTTTAAATGGTTTCTTTCAGGGCTGGGGCTGGCCGCCTTGTGCCAAATTACTGAGCACATGGTATTCCCGCAACGAACGCGGGACTTGGTGGGGCTGCTGGAATACCTCAATCAGTATTGGCGGTGCCGCCGTACCTTTGCTATCGGCCTTTCTGGCCTCGCACTATGGTTGGCAGTCCGCACTGTTAGTGCCAGGGGCCATCGGCATCGTATTAGGTATTTGGTTGTGTTGGCAATTGTGCGACAAGCCACAACAGCAAGGTTTGCCGACCATCGGCCAATGGCGGCGTGACCCACAAGATCAGTGGCAGGAGCAGCAAAGCCCCCCCATGCCGATGGGACGTATTTTTCGCGATGCTATTTTGCGCAACCGCACCATCTGGTTATTAGGGGTTTCTTATGTGCTGGTCTACCTGATCCGCATCGCACTCAATGATTGGGGCAATATTTGGTTGGCGGAGAGCCATGGCGTCAATTTACTCAGTGCCAACGCCACTTTATCGCTGTTTGAGTTAGGTGGGTTATTTGGCGCGTGGTTCGCTGGTTGGGGATCAGATTTGTTATTTCGCGGTCAGCGCGCACCAATGATTTTGTTATTCGCACTGGGGCTGTTTCTGACCATGACGGCCCTGTGGCTGGCACCGGTAGATAACTATCCACTGCTGTCGGTGACATTTTTCAGTATCGGTTTTTTTGTTTTTGGGCCACAGATGCTCATTGGCCTGGCAGCCACCGAATATACCCATAAAGATGCTGCCGGTACGGTCACTGGGTTTCTCGGGTTATTTGCTTATCTCGGGGCAGCACTGGCGGGGTGGCCGCTGGCGCAAGTATTACAACATTATGGCTGGCAAGGCTTTTTTGCCCTGCTAACACTGGCATCGGCTGGCGTTGGGTTGTTATTGATGCCGCTGTTGATGGCCGGTATTAATCGATTAAAAACAGTTCGTTAA
- a CDS encoding ABC transporter substrate-binding protein, which translates to MKLTSLSALIAAGLALSAFTTVAKAEGRLVIYCSATNAMCEEEAKAFGEKYDVKTSFIRNGSGSTLAKVDAEKKNPQADVWYGGTLDPQSQAGEMDLLYPYASPNLAQIMPQFRDPAKRKGNYSSAVYIGILGLGVNTDRLKEKGLPEPKCWKDLTNPIYKGEIQIADPQSSGTAYTALATFSQLWGEDAAFDYLKKLNANVSQYTKSGIAPARNAARGETTIGIGFLHDYSLEKEKGAPLKLISPCEGSGYEIGGVSILKGARNLDNAKLFVDWVLSKDAQELAWQKGQSYQILTNTTAATSPNSLKLDDLKLINYDMDTYGATEMRKKLITKWVNDVKMGK; encoded by the coding sequence ATGAAACTTACCTCTCTCTCAGCACTGATAGCCGCGGGCCTCGCACTGAGTGCTTTTACCACTGTCGCCAAAGCGGAAGGCCGTTTGGTGATTTATTGCAGCGCCACCAACGCGATGTGTGAAGAAGAAGCCAAAGCGTTCGGCGAAAAATACGATGTCAAAACCAGCTTTATTCGCAATGGTTCCGGCAGCACACTGGCCAAAGTCGATGCAGAGAAAAAGAACCCACAGGCTGATGTTTGGTATGGCGGCACTCTGGATCCGCAGTCTCAGGCCGGTGAAATGGATTTACTCTATCCCTACGCCTCCCCTAATCTGGCGCAAATCATGCCGCAATTCCGCGATCCGGCAAAACGCAAAGGTAACTATTCCTCTGCGGTATATATCGGCATTTTAGGGTTGGGTGTGAATACCGACCGCCTGAAAGAAAAAGGTCTGCCAGAACCTAAGTGCTGGAAAGACCTGACCAACCCAATTTACAAAGGTGAAATCCAGATTGCCGATCCGCAAAGCTCGGGTACCGCCTACACCGCGCTGGCCACTTTCTCACAATTGTGGGGTGAAGATGCCGCATTCGATTACCTGAAAAAACTCAATGCCAACGTGTCGCAATACACGAAATCGGGCATCGCCCCTGCCCGTAATGCTGCACGTGGTGAAACCACCATTGGCATTGGCTTCTTGCACGATTACTCGCTGGAAAAAGAAAAAGGCGCACCGCTGAAACTGATTTCACCTTGCGAAGGTTCTGGCTATGAAATTGGCGGCGTCAGTATTCTGAAAGGCGCACGTAACCTGGATAACGCCAAGTTATTCGTTGACTGGGTATTGTCAAAAGATGCGCAAGAATTGGCATGGCAGAAAGGCCAGTCTTACCAAATTCTGACCAACACCACCGCAGCGACCTCCCCTAACTCACTCAAGCTCGATGACTTGAAATTGATTAATTACGACATGGACACTTACGGTGCTACCGAAATGCGTAAGAAGTTGATCACCAAGTGGGTCAATGACGTCAAGATGGGCAAGTAA
- a CDS encoding MASE1 domain-containing sensor histidine kinase, which translates to MWQLRSVGLSLFLAIFFSLSWLALWTISFYLSDDGLHAVLLLPQGLRLALMILLPRRYWSVLLLTECAALWWLHSEQLQPTVLIMLSPFLSLLPAELTQRFWHHYTLYWQRLLLLLAAVTGNSLLHGLVLGFWLPLPLTQTLLATFTGGILLVPFTYLIYEYLKQQHIRNLFSQQMPDPPLRTSLLIWCSLIFAIGVCVQIAIAPNMERLLLIFVFLPNVFMAYKFGWQGGVLAAVLGSLMITVTRQASGAFHDLAELELFLSTQALLGLTLGIAISRQQQLAQHLHRYRNQLEQELQTRRKLMKRLVRTEEDVRKEIARELHDEIGQNITAIQIQAMLVNRSAPSPAAQSAANQISSLSQRIHQTTRQLLRQLRPPVLDEMPLDQALHHLAEEFAFAEQGIHFQLDYALPATPGEDVVVFTLYRLVQELLNNINKHANASNIQVSLRLSDNIITLEVRDDGTGIPVQPQGGGLGLRGIEERVRALGGDWLLQRRLGTRVVVNLPTHVRTSDSVNLPTELNQTPS; encoded by the coding sequence ATGTGGCAATTGCGCTCAGTGGGGCTATCGCTGTTTCTGGCTATTTTCTTCTCACTGAGTTGGCTGGCGCTGTGGACGATTAGTTTTTATCTGAGTGACGATGGTTTACACGCCGTTTTATTACTGCCGCAAGGTCTGCGGCTGGCCTTGATGATATTGCTGCCGCGCCGCTATTGGTCAGTCTTGTTACTGACAGAGTGCGCCGCATTGTGGTGGCTGCACAGTGAACAATTGCAACCTACCGTGTTGATTATGCTGTCACCGTTCCTCAGTTTGCTGCCCGCTGAGCTGACCCAACGTTTTTGGCACCATTACACGCTTTATTGGCAGCGGCTGTTATTGTTGCTTGCCGCCGTCACCGGTAACAGCCTGCTACACGGGTTGGTGCTGGGCTTCTGGCTGCCATTGCCGTTAACCCAGACGCTGCTCGCCACCTTTACTGGCGGCATTCTGTTAGTGCCATTCACCTATCTCATCTATGAATATTTAAAGCAGCAGCATATCCGAAACTTGTTTTCGCAACAGATGCCAGACCCACCGCTGCGCACCTCGCTGCTGATTTGGTGCTCGCTAATTTTTGCCATTGGGGTTTGTGTGCAAATTGCTATTGCCCCCAATATGGAGCGATTGCTACTGATTTTTGTCTTTCTGCCCAATGTGTTTATGGCTTACAAATTCGGCTGGCAAGGCGGGGTGTTGGCGGCGGTGTTAGGTAGCCTGATGATAACCGTGACCCGTCAGGCCAGTGGAGCATTTCATGATTTGGCGGAACTGGAATTATTTCTCTCCACTCAAGCACTGTTAGGGCTGACGCTGGGGATCGCCATCAGCCGCCAACAACAGTTGGCGCAACATCTGCACCGTTACCGCAATCAGTTGGAGCAAGAACTGCAAACCCGCCGCAAACTGATGAAACGGTTAGTACGCACCGAGGAAGATGTGCGCAAAGAAATTGCTCGCGAGCTGCACGACGAAATAGGCCAGAACATCACCGCCATTCAAATTCAGGCGATGCTGGTCAACCGCAGTGCGCCCTCCCCGGCGGCACAATCTGCGGCTAATCAAATCAGCAGCTTATCGCAACGTATTCACCAAACCACCCGCCAACTGCTACGCCAATTGCGCCCACCGGTGTTGGATGAAATGCCACTGGATCAAGCCCTGCACCATCTGGCAGAAGAATTCGCTTTCGCCGAGCAAGGTATTCATTTCCAGTTGGATTATGCGCTGCCCGCGACACCCGGCGAAGACGTGGTGGTGTTTACGCTTTACCGGCTGGTGCAAGAACTGCTCAACAACATTAATAAACACGCTAATGCCAGCAATATTCAGGTTAGCCTGCGCCTGTCCGACAATATCATCACACTGGAAGTCCGTGATGACGGCACGGGAATTCCAGTGCAACCGCAAGGTGGTGGATTAGGTTTACGCGGTATTGAAGAGCGCGTGCGCGCTCTGGGCGGCGACTGGTTATTGCAACGCCGTTTAGGAACCCGAGTGGTGGTCAATCTGCCGACCCATGTCCGCACCAGCGACTCTGTGAACCTGCCCACAGAACTGAATCAAACACCCTCATAA